AGGTGCAACAATGGCTTCGCCTATGCACCCCAAGTAGCGGTCATCTCGACCCTGCGGATTCACGCAGATAGCGCCCGTTGACCCAGCCACGCACGGCCGGATCGCCAGGCCGCTCCACACGACACCAACGTCCCCCGCTGATGATCCGGCAACCGAGATTCTTGAGGACGGTTCCATTCGCGAAGCGTGTCACGAGTGGCGCATGCGCAAACGGCGCGCGGCGCAAGCTCAGGGCATCCTTCGCCCCAAGCCCCCTCGCTTCCCAGAAATCTGGACCGCCCGAAAGGCTGTCGGCAATTTCCCGCCCATGGTCGCTGGAGGGGGCCGCTTGCACCAAAGGAACGCCGAAGATCGGAAGA
This window of the Candidatus Gastranaerophilales bacterium genome carries:
- a CDS encoding SH3 domain-containing protein, whose amino-acid sequence is LPIFGVPLVQAAPSSDHGREIADSLSGGPDFWEARGLGAKDALSLRRAPFAHAPLVTRFANGTVLKNLGCRIISGGRWCRVERPGDPAVRGWVNGRYLRESAGSR